The following DNA comes from Capsicum annuum cultivar UCD-10X-F1 chromosome 7, UCD10Xv1.1, whole genome shotgun sequence.
TTCTCGCAACAAGCTCCACCGACGAATCATTTTGATGATCATCAGGCATTAAAGAATCTACTTTACAGTCCTTCAGTAAATCAGAAAAAGTAGTAGTGTGTAATATCCAACCAAATCTTGTCATAACCTTGCATATTTCGTCTATATCAGTATCACCTTTGAGAGAAAAACTACGAGCAATAGCACTACAAGTTGAATGATTGAGCACAAACTCCTTCTCCCCCATCTCAAGAAGAAATTCCAATACTTTACCGTACTTCCCATCCAAGCATAAAGCTTCAATTAGTGACTCACAGGCGCTTACACTTAGAGGCGTGCGCTTCTCCAACATTCCCATGAATAACTTGAATGCATCAAGTAAGTTCCCTTCGTTTGAGAAAGCATCCAGCACAATCGGAAGAATGCCATTCTCAGGATTTATACCCTTCCTCACCATTTCTTGGAATATGGCACAAAGTCTTGATCTCTCACCCATCATATGATAGCCATGAAAAATTCTACTGTAAGTTGCATCCTTAAGTACGAGATCCCTTTTTTGCATTTCTGATATCAGCATTTCTGCTTCCTCCATTAGTCCATCCTTGCATAGCTGCTCAATCAGCGGTGTATACGTGTCCTGATCAAATCCAATGCATCCCTCTGTCATCTTTTTCAGAAGCTGCTTAATTTCCACCACATTTCCATTCTTCAAGAATCTATCAATCAATGTGTTAAAAGCTTTAGCAGAACCTATTCCCATTTGCAACATTTCCTGAAGCAAGTCCTGAGCTTTCTGCAAGTTCCCAGTTTTACAGCATCCATCAAAGAGAACATTATAAATGCTCCTATACCGAGAAAGCCCCCTAAGTATCATAAGAGTCAAACAAGCCATATGCCTCGGACAATTGTCCTCCTTTAGCTAAACAAGATATCATGGTAGTGTATGTCGCTCTATTTGGTCCCAAGCCTTTTTTTAAGATGATACTGAATATCATTTTAGCTCTCTCAGTTTGACCTGCATTAAGCAGCTCATCAATCAAGAGATTGTGAGTCCGTAAGTTGGGACGGATACCTCTGTTTTCCAGTTCCTTGTAAAGGGTAAAGGCCTTTTCAATCTCAGAGTGTAGAACAAAATAACAGATGAGAGATTTATAGGAGGAAACATCAGCAACCAGATTCTTGCCATGAAGTTCTGATATGACTTCAGCTGCTTCTAGCATTTTTTCGTTCACCAAGAGACCATAAAAGAGAATAAGATAGGCGTCACGCACTTCCAAAACCCCCATAGCAAGAATACTTCTAAATACCCCAAAGGCTTCGTTTACCTTACCACTTTTGCAGTTCACACTGATCAAAGCACTATAAATTCCTCCGTTGGGCTTAAACCCATGATGCAGCATCTGAAATAAATATCTTTCTGCATTTTGCAACTCCCCTTCTCCACAATATCCAATAACGAAGGCTTCATAAGTATCCTGGTCAGGTTTTAGGCCTCTATCCAGCATTTCAACCAAGCAACTTTGAGCAGCTTTCATCTCCCGTGTCCCGCAGAGGCCCTTTATAAGAGTATTGTAATGGGGAGTAGCTGGAATAATCACCTGACATCAATAGCCTCCAAAATCCTCCTCAACTGCTCTAAGTAACCTTTACGagaataatttttaaacaaaGTTCTCCAGGTAAGAGCATTTTGCTTGCCATTCTTCGTTATCAAGTCTGAAAGAGAAGACATAGCTGAGTCCGTATCCTTATTGCGGCAGAGACAATCAGTAATTATACAATACGTTGACTCAACAGAGGCcagatttttcttcttcaattcttcaaGAAGCTCCAAGGCAGTGGCGACATTACCCCCTTGACAATGTCCCTCAATCAACAAGGTATAAGTTGTCAAATCAGGCTTGATACCTTCTCCGGTCATGTCACCCACAAGTTTGTGTGCCTTCTCCATCATACCACACTTGCAGAGCCCACGAAGAAGTGTATTGCAAAGGTTTAAATCAATGCCTTTAGCATCCTTTATATCCTTCATTTTAAAAGCTTCATCCACATCATCTCTCAAGTAAGAATCTAGTAAAGCTTCATAAACAACTGAGTCAAGCTTCACTCCCCGCTCAGTCATCTCAGCAAATACCATTATTGCCTCTTTAAATCTATTTGCAGCACAAAGCCCGTCAATAAATGTGGTATAAATATATCGATTAGGAACTAATGACTTGGCAAACATGCTTTTTTTAAGCTGAATTGCCTCATCCACATGCTCAGCTCTAAACAACCCCTTCATCAAAATGTTATAGGTAAACATATTTGAACAAAAGCCCTTCTCTTCCATCTCAGCCAATACTTTCTTGGCATCACTAAAATTCCCCTCTCTACAATGAGCATCCACCATACTAGTATACGTAATTGCATTGAAGGTAATATTAGCTTCACTCATTGAATTAGTAACTCGCCAAAACAATCTAAAGTTACTATCT
Coding sequences within:
- the LOC107853514 gene encoding pentatricopeptide repeat-containing protein At5g61990, mitochondrial isoform X1, with protein sequence MWRVFHRKITRCIEQTTFHRHNCNSQLPQNNQILVQELTQILKNKKWKRLIQSSGLKKKLNPDVVRSILHQHQLTNHLERLLSFFQWSKHKVGIQSDLEIHSFLAVLLCSNNLYGPASSVLDIVIKFGLPPLDVVKSIDNCRKELDESRKFDHIIFGLLMDKYREKKYLFEAASVIFAHNKDLDCVPSLFCCNRLLTDLLKDSNFRLFWRVTNSMSEANITFNAITYTSMVDAHCREGNFSDAKKVLAEMEEKGFCSNMFTYNILMKGLFRAEHVDEAIQLKKSMFAKSLVPNRYIYTTFIDGLCAANRFKEAIMVFAEMTERGVKLDSVVYEALLDSYLRDDVDEAFKMKDIKDAKGIDLNLCNTLLRGLCKCGMMEKAHKLVGDMTGEGIKPDLTTYTLLIEGHCQGGNVATALELLEELKKKNLASVESTYCIITDCLCRNKDTDSAMSSLSDLITKNGKQNALTWRTLFKNYSRKGYLEQLRRILEAIDVR
- the LOC107853514 gene encoding pentatricopeptide repeat-containing protein At3g54980, mitochondrial isoform X2; translation: MACLTLMILRGLSRYRSIYNVLFDGCCKTGNLQKAQDLLQEMLQMGIGSAKAFNTLIDRFLKNGNVVEIKQLLKKMTEGCIGFDQDTYTPLIEQLCKDGLMEEAEMLISEMQKRDLVLKDATYSRIFHGYHMMGERSRLCAIFQEMVRKGINPENGILPIVLDAFSNEGNLLDAFKLFMGMLEKRTPLSVSACESLIEALCLDGKYGKVLEFLLEMGEKEFVLNHSTCSAIARSFSLKGDTDIDEICKVMTRFGWILHTTTFSDLLKDCKVDSLMPDDHQNDSSVELVARNQNAASSEDVENVLKQVG